The proteins below come from a single Limnobaculum xujianqingii genomic window:
- the truB gene encoding tRNA pseudouridine(55) synthase TruB: MGRPRRRGRDIHGVLLLDKPTGIGSNDVLQKVKRIFNANKAGHTGALDPLATGMLPICLGEATKFSQFLLDADKRYRVIARLGQRTDTSDSDGAIISERPVSFTQVQLDGALETFRGESDQIPSMYSALKYQGRPLYEYARQGIEVPRESRKITVYELKFIRWEGNELELEIHCSKGTYIRTIVDDLGELLGCGAHVIYLRRLNVADYPTERMVTLTQLEQIVNNAQAEERAPAEDLDPLLLPMDSAVADFPEVNLLPVMGVYVKQGQAVQAAGAPRSGLVRITVGDEREFIGVGQIDDDGRVAPRRLVVENPVE; this comes from the coding sequence ATGGGACGTCCTCGTCGTCGCGGTCGCGATATACATGGTGTTCTGCTGCTGGATAAGCCGACGGGCATAGGCTCGAACGATGTCTTGCAGAAAGTAAAACGTATCTTTAACGCCAACAAAGCGGGACATACCGGTGCGCTGGATCCACTGGCGACGGGTATGTTGCCAATCTGTCTGGGAGAGGCCACCAAGTTCTCCCAGTTCTTATTGGATGCTGATAAACGTTATCGAGTGATTGCACGGTTAGGACAAAGAACCGATACCTCCGATTCTGATGGCGCTATTATTTCTGAGCGTCCGGTTAGCTTTACTCAGGTTCAGCTTGATGGTGCTCTGGAAACTTTTCGAGGTGAATCAGACCAGATCCCATCAATGTATTCTGCATTGAAATATCAGGGGCGACCATTATATGAATATGCCCGTCAGGGTATTGAAGTACCACGCGAATCCCGAAAAATTACGGTATATGAGCTGAAATTCATTCGCTGGGAAGGCAATGAGCTGGAACTGGAAATTCATTGTTCCAAAGGTACCTATATCCGCACCATCGTTGACGATTTAGGTGAACTATTGGGCTGTGGTGCTCATGTGATTTATCTGCGTCGATTGAATGTGGCAGACTATCCAACCGAACGAATGGTAACGCTAACTCAGCTTGAGCAAATTGTTAATAACGCTCAGGCTGAAGAACGCGCTCCGGCGGAAGATTTAGATCCACTATTATTACCAATGGACAGCGCCGTTGCTGATTTCCCGGAAGTTAACTTACTGCCAGTCATGGGCGTATACGTTAAACAAGGGCAAGCAGTACAAGCCGCTGGCGCACCACGCAGCGGACTGGTGCGCATTACCGTAGGCGATGAACGTGAATTTATCGGCGTCGGCCAAATCGACGACGACGGCCGTGTAGCCCCCCGCCGTTTGGTAGTTGAAAACCCGGTTGAGTAG
- a CDS encoding DUF58 domain-containing protein, translated as MILPSNRLLVLGGLWFCGSIPAAIVPSLFPVWLIGGAALLLLITLDAIGLYRQPLPVIEREVAGSLPQTIWRNVTLYVTSQVSVRQKIQLKDSPPEKCEYDDRTIHLMLTPPQVSQVVYRIKPLMRGDLWFGHVHLRLFSPLQLWQRQALVGSTQKVSVFPNFAPITQMALQTTITQAGMGFHKFRKRGQGMEFEQLREYRSGDAMRQIDWKATTRMRKMISREYQDERNQRIIMMLDCGRRMGASEGELMHFDHALNAVLLLSYVGLRYGDSVGLITLGGPERYLPPVRSVNAINRVLHEVYDLQPTLSSSDFEVAAQSLITRERKRSLVVMFTNLRDEDEQSLLASVKLLSKRHLVLVASLRETELDDAASMSINNQQDAALRAAAASYQSKRQAVLTRLRSAGVLCLDVQPQQLAVESVNRYLAIKAAGQL; from the coding sequence ATGATTCTGCCTTCTAACCGGCTATTAGTGCTTGGAGGTCTTTGGTTCTGTGGGTCAATACCCGCAGCGATTGTACCTTCCCTGTTTCCGGTCTGGCTAATAGGTGGCGCAGCACTTTTACTGCTGATTACGCTGGACGCAATCGGTTTATATCGGCAGCCGTTGCCTGTTATTGAACGCGAAGTTGCGGGCAGTCTGCCGCAAACCATTTGGCGAAACGTGACCTTATATGTCACTTCGCAGGTATCCGTACGTCAAAAAATTCAATTAAAAGATAGCCCGCCGGAAAAGTGTGAATACGATGACAGAACCATTCATCTGATGCTTACCCCACCACAAGTTTCTCAGGTTGTTTACCGCATCAAACCGCTAATGCGGGGCGATTTATGGTTTGGTCACGTTCACCTGCGTCTGTTTTCCCCTTTGCAGCTATGGCAACGTCAGGCATTGGTTGGCTCAACACAAAAAGTCAGTGTTTTTCCAAACTTTGCACCAATAACCCAAATGGCACTGCAAACTACCATTACTCAGGCAGGTATGGGATTTCATAAATTCCGTAAACGAGGTCAGGGTATGGAGTTTGAACAACTGCGTGAATATCGTAGTGGTGATGCTATGCGGCAAATAGACTGGAAGGCCACAACCCGAATGAGAAAAATGATCTCTCGGGAATATCAGGACGAGCGCAATCAGCGCATTATTATGATGCTGGACTGTGGACGCCGTATGGGCGCCAGTGAAGGCGAATTAATGCATTTTGACCATGCTCTAAACGCCGTATTACTACTCTCTTATGTTGGGCTACGCTATGGCGACTCAGTAGGGTTAATAACTCTGGGTGGCCCGGAACGCTATTTACCACCGGTTCGCTCGGTTAACGCGATTAACCGAGTCCTGCATGAGGTGTACGATCTGCAACCGACGTTGTCCAGTAGCGATTTTGAAGTCGCAGCCCAATCTCTAATTACCCGGGAACGTAAGCGTTCACTGGTAGTTATGTTTACCAACTTAAGAGATGAAGATGAGCAAAGCCTGCTGGCATCGGTGAAACTGCTAAGTAAACGCCATCTGGTGTTAGTTGCCAGCCTGCGGGAAACCGAGCTGGATGATGCAGCTTCAATGTCGATTAATAATCAGCAGGATGCTGCTCTGCGTGCCGCAGCTGCCAGCTATCAGTCTAAGCGTCAGGCGGTATTAACGCGATTACGTAGTGCCGGGGTACTTTGTCTGGATGTTCAGCCGCAGCAGTTGGCGGTTGAGAGTGTGAATAGGTATCTGGCGATTAAGGCGGCGGGACAACTATAG
- the rbfA gene encoding 30S ribosome-binding factor RbfA — translation MAREFSRTQRVSQEMQKEIAIILQREVKDPRIGMATVSGVELSRDLAYAKVFVTFLNDNDEDAIAGGLKALQDASGFIRSLLGKAMRLRVIPELTFAYDNSLVEGMRMSNLVTSVVKNDAERRAAAGEDEEKE, via the coding sequence ATGGCAAGAGAATTTAGCCGTACTCAGCGCGTTTCTCAGGAGATGCAAAAAGAGATTGCCATCATTTTACAGCGCGAAGTTAAAGATCCGCGCATTGGAATGGCAACGGTTTCTGGTGTAGAACTTTCACGCGATCTGGCCTACGCCAAAGTATTCGTGACTTTCCTTAATGACAATGATGAAGATGCCATTGCTGGCGGTCTGAAAGCATTGCAGGATGCATCTGGTTTTATCCGTTCACTGCTAGGAAAGGCAATGCGCCTGCGAGTTATTCCTGAGCTGACCTTTGCTTATGATAATTCACTGGTGGAAGGTATGCGTATGTCAAACCTGGTTACCAGTGTAGTGAAGAACGATGCCGAGCGCCGTGCTGCTGCCGGTGAGGATGAGGAAAAAGAGTAA